AGGGTCAGGCAGTCCCAGGACAGAAACTCGATGGGGACGAAGTGCACTTCCTCCGCACGGAAACGCACGTCGGTCACGGCGTACTTAACCAGCAACAAGACGAAGTAGTTGTGGTCGTCCTCGTAGAACCGAGCCAAACGCTCGACCGACGTAAGGTTGGGCATGTTGAACTGCGTCCCGAGCCGATGGGTCTTAACGTCAACGACATGGTAGAAGCCGTCGCAGTCCTTGAATGCCAGGTCGGCCATGGCTCGACGGGCGAACTGAGCCGAGTACTCCGCGCAGTGCTTGCCCAGCAGCGTCTGGAACTGCTCAGACAAGATGTTCTGGATGGCGTCACCTACCGCCCGCGTGCTTTCTGCGGTCCGTGGCGACAGGAAATCGGGCTGCGAGTTAAGCAACTTGACGACGGCTCTCTCGATCCGACGGTGCTCCTGCGGGGCGAACACCTTACTTCTTTCCATCATGGGGCTCCTTCGCTCTGGCATCGAACATAAGAGGCATGTCGGCTGGCTGCCTGTACAGCGTAGTTCTACGCGCGGCCGGAGCCGAGTTCCGTTCCCAGAACACGCCTCCCGCATAACCCTGGATGGTGTGGTCACGTTCGGCGAGTGCCAGCCGCTTCTCAGCCAGGCAGCAGTAGTCGGCGTCCTGTTCAATGCCGACATAGCGCCGGCCGAGCTTCTTCGCCACCACCGACGTGGTACCGGAACCGAGGAATGGATCGAGGACGACTCCATCGGGAGGACTGCTGGCAAGTACTATCTTCGCCAGGAGCTTCTCCGGCTTCTGTGTGGGATGGTCCGTGTTCTCGGGCATGGACCAGAACGGGACTGTCATGTCCGTCCAGATATTCGACGGATGCGTATCGCGCGTACCACCGGTCGGGTCTGCAGTCCAGTCTCTGGGACGTCCTTCCGAATCCCTGTACGGTGCAATCACGCGACGCCGCAGCTTGACTGCGTCCACATTGAAGTAGTAATCGTCCGAGACTGTCCCGAACCAGATGTCCTCAACGCAGTTCTTCCAGTTCGTTCGAGCCCCCCTGCCCTTCTCACGTTCCCAGGTTATGCGGCTGTGTACCTTGAGATGCGTCTCCAAGACGGACTGAACGATGCCGGATGAGCGCCAATCGGCGCAGACATAGACCGAGGCACTGCTCTTCAGCGTCCTCAGCAGCGGCACGAACCAGGACTCAAACCATGCCCGATACTCGTTGGCCGCCTGTCTTGAGAACGTGTTCCCGTTGTACGACTTGGTCAGGTTGTACGGCGGGTCGAGGAACAGAAGGTCTACGAAATGAGCCGGCAGCCAGGCTAAGACGTCAGTCAGGTCCTGATTGATTGTCCGGTTCTGAATCCCGTCGAACTCCACCGGGCCACTCAGCCTGACAAGCCTTGGAAGGAGTCCAAGCCGCTCCTGTTCGGTCAGGGTCAGAGTACGATTCCGCGGTGCGCGATGGTCACTCGTCGGCAGCTTCATGTCGTCCTCAACGTGCACCGCAGAACCAGGCCAGCCGCAGCAGACATCGCCTGTAGCTGGTATTCATGATTCGCGTCGAAGCGGAAGAGCATCTGAGCGCCGACCAACTCTGTGTACAGCTTCACCGCCAGCTTCGCCGCCCGGCTACAGGCCCTTCAATGCTTCATCCGTCTCTGCGACACTGAACGCCTCGGGGTCGAACTCGCGGCCAATCCACTCCAGCATATCCTTGTGCTCCTTGTGCTTCGGGTCGCGGATTGCCTCAAGGAAGTACTCGTACCCGCCGGTCCCGCCGACGTCCTCGGGCGGACATGCCCGCTTCCCGTCAAGGCAGACCGCACGGCGAGGCCGTGATGACTCGGCCTCGGTCACTGCCTCAACGAGAATCTCGTGCTCCCAACCATCGCCCATGTCGTACTCATACCGGAATCGGCTCCGCGGCGTGAGTCTGAGGCCCACCAGTGTCGCCTTCCGCTCGTCTCGCATCGGCTCCATCCACTCCGGGTCAGGCATCGAGTAGGTATTCCCACGGACGGTGAAAGTGTGCAGATGACCGTCATACCAACCCATCGCCTCTTGGACAATCCTATGCAGACGCCCGAGCGTTGTGTCGCCCCGGACCAGCAGCCGCCGCCATATCGGTGGCTTCGAGTCCAGCAGCGTGACCTTCAGTCGGTACAACAGCGGTCTTGCAGAAGAATCGGTCTTCTTCGATAGTTGTCTTGTTGTCTTCATATCGTCCTCAACCTGCACTGCAGGGCCAGGTTGGCTGCAGTTTCGTCGTCCAGGGCCACGTCGCGGCAGACGAAGAGCATGTCGCGGGTCAGGTTCAGGAACTTCACGTCCTCCAACCTGACCTTGTCGTCGAG
The bacterium DNA segment above includes these coding regions:
- a CDS encoding plasmid pRiA4b ORF-3 family protein; this encodes MKTTRQLSKKTDSSARPLLYRLKVTLLDSKPPIWRRLLVRGDTTLGRLHRIVQEAMGWYDGHLHTFTVRGNTYSMPDPEWMEPMRDERKATLVGLRLTPRSRFRYEYDMGDGWEHEILVEAVTEAESSRPRRAVCLDGKRACPPEDVGGTGGYEYFLEAIRDPKHKEHKDMLEWIGREFDPEAFSVAETDEALKGL
- a CDS encoding site-specific DNA-methyltransferase yields the protein MKLPTSDHRAPRNRTLTLTEQERLGLLPRLVRLSGPVEFDGIQNRTINQDLTDVLAWLPAHFVDLLFLDPPYNLTKSYNGNTFSRQAANEYRAWFESWFVPLLRTLKSSASVYVCADWRSSGIVQSVLETHLKVHSRITWEREKGRGARTNWKNCVEDIWFGTVSDDYYFNVDAVKLRRRVIAPYRDSEGRPRDWTADPTGGTRDTHPSNIWTDMTVPFWSMPENTDHPTQKPEKLLAKIVLASSPPDGVVLDPFLGSGTTSVVAKKLGRRYVGIEQDADYCCLAEKRLALAERDHTIQGYAGGVFWERNSAPAARRTTLYRQPADMPLMFDARAKEPHDGKK